One segment of Polypterus senegalus isolate Bchr_013 chromosome 8, ASM1683550v1, whole genome shotgun sequence DNA contains the following:
- the LOC120533285 gene encoding zinc finger protein 773-like, with protein sequence MEKECIAVQEHHYVKNKCEEGVLEEVCNSSEGINPTQHWGLLLMNGIDVDEEHCIWRSGHLEDESVCMNNKEQEDCEDGPMDFTVDPKLVPYSPNVQKNEAVNDIKEENLKCKSEWQDFYSDEEAPGLGFIPSSHRSLQHHSVHEKSQSDMKRSAKESGSRPFEEVSQDNYSFILPSLAQTSPQYRPQQTSGDEDMKKLKSGSESVTPASLRNVSLPVMNLTTVLVTTSQIQIHNLDSATFHQDQMKWIKSKSESRNDHLSQTQQNLYQCLECGKRFTQLDSLHIHTRIHTGEKPYHCFECGKQFTSSIGLCYHRRVHTGEKPYCCSECGKQFTRYSSLWCHRTIHTGEKPYCCSECGKRFNRTNGLLRHKIIHTGVKPYRCSECGKELASSSSLKDHRRIHTGEKPYCCSECDKRFSTASNLRLHKRVHTGEKPYCCSACGKTYIHASHLHRHKRLHAGVKPNCCS encoded by the exons ATGGAGAAGGAGTGCATAGCTGTCCAGGAACATCATTATGTGAAAAACAAATGTGAAGAGGGGGTCTTAGAAGAAGTGTGTAATAGCAGTGAGGGAATAAATCCCACACAACACTGGGGACTCCTCTTAATGAATGGAATAGATGTTGATGAAGAACACTGTATATGGAGGTCTGGACATCTTGAAGACGAGAGTGTCTGCATGAACAATAAGGAGCAAGAAGATTGTGAAGATGGACCTATGGACTTTACAGTAGATCCCAAGCTAGTGCCTTACAGCCCCAATGTGCAGAAAAACGAAGCGGTCAATGACATAAAGGAAGAAAATCTCAAATGTAAATCTGAATggcaggatttttattcagatgaAGAGGCTCCTGGATTAGGATTCATACCCAGCAGTCACCGTTCCCTACAGCATCACTCGGTCCATGAGAAGTCGCAATCTGACATGAAGAGGTCTGCCAAAGAATCAGGTTCAAGGCCTTTTGAAGAAG TTTCTCAAGACAATTACAGCTTCATCTTACCCTCATTGGCTCAGACATCTCCTCAGTACAGACCTCAACAGACATCCGGTGATGAGGATATGAAGAAACTGAAATCTGGATCAGAGAGTGTGACACCTGCTTCTTTGCGCAATGTTTCTCTGCCAGTGATGAATCTAACAACGGTGTTGGTGACCACCTCACAAATTCAGATACACAATTTAGACTCGGCCACCTTTCACCAAGATCAGATGAAATGGATTAAAAGCAAATCGGAATCCAGAAATGATCATCTGAGTCAGACACAACAGAATCTTTACCAGTGTTTagaatgtggtaaacgattcaCACAATTAGACAGCCTTCACATCcatacaagaattcacactggagagaagccgtatcattgttttgaatgtggcaaacagttcacCAGCAGTATTGGTCTTTGCTATCACagaagagttcacactggagaaaagccatattgttgctctgaatgtggcaaacagttcacCAGATATAGTAGCCTTTGGTGCCACAGaacaattcacactggagagaagccctaTTGCTGTTCCGAATGTGGTAAAAGATTTAACCGCACTAACGGCCTTCTGAGACATAAAATAATTCACACTGGAGTGAAGCCATATCGTTGTTCAGAGTGTGGTAAAGAATTGGCCTCCAGTAGTTCCCTTAAGGACCACAGAaggattcatactggagagaagccatattgctgttctgaatgtgacaaACGATTCAGCACTGCCTCAAACCTTCGACTCCACaaaagagttcacactggagagaagccctaTTGTTGTTCTGCATGTGGTAAAACATACATCCATGCTAGCCACCTTCATAGGCACAAAAGACTTCACGCTGGTGTGAAGCCAAATTGTTGTTCttaa